In Drosophila subpulchrella strain 33 F10 #4 breed RU33 chromosome 3R, RU_Dsub_v1.1 Primary Assembly, whole genome shotgun sequence, the following are encoded in one genomic region:
- the LOC119556335 gene encoding xanthine dehydrogenase isoform X2: MVSRLDRRASKIRHLAVNACLTPLCAMHGCAVTTVEGIGSTKTRLHPVQERLAKAHGSQCGFCTPGIVMSMYALLRNAEQPSMRDLEVAFQGNLCRCTGYRPILEGYKTFTKEFACGMGEKCCKVNGKGCGPDPDTDDKLFERSEFQPLDPSQEPIFPPELQLSDAFDSQSLVFSSEWVTWYRPTDLQELLQLKAQHPAAKLVVGNTEVGVEIKFKHFLYPHLINPTQVKDLLEIRESQDGIYFGAAVSLMEIDALLRQRIEELPESESRLFQCTVDMLHYFAGKQIRNVACLGGNIMTGSPISDMNPVLSAAGAQLDVASFVNGKIQRRTVHMGTGFFTGYRRNVIEAHEVLLGIHFRRTTPDQYIVAFKQARRRDDDIAIVNAAVNVRFQEKSNIVEEISMAFGGMAPTTVLAPKTSQLMAGQEWNHQLVERVAESLCTELPLAASAPGGMIAYRRALVVSLFFKAYLAITLKLSKSGIISSDALPPEERSGAETFHTPVLKSAQLFERVCSEQPTCDPIGRPQVHAAALKQATGEAIYTDDIPRMDGEVYLAFVLSTKPRAKITKLDASEALALDGVHQFFSYKDLTEHENEVGPVFHDEHVFAAGEVHCYGQIVGAIAADNKALAQRASRLVKVEYQELSPVIVTIEQAIEHKSYFPDYPRFVTKGNVEEALAQADHTYEGTCRMGGQEHFYLETHAALAVPRDSDELELFCSTQHPSEVQKLVAHVTTLPAHRVVCRAKRLGGGFGGKESRGICVALPVALAAYRMGRPVRCMLDRDEDMLITGTRHPFLFKYKVGFTKEGLITACDIECYNNAGWSMDLSFSVLERAMYHFENCYRIPNVRVGGWVCKTNLPSNTAFRGFGGPQGMYAGEHIIRDVARIVGRDVVDVMRLNFYKTGDYTHYHQQLEHFPIERCLEDCLKQSRYEEKRLEIARFNRENRWRKRGMAVVPTKYGIAFGVMHLNQAGSLINIYGDGSVLLSHGGVEIGQGLNTKMIQCAARALGIPPELIHISETATDKVPNTSPTAASVGSDLNGMAVLDACEKLNKRLAPIKEALPGGTWKEWINKAYFDRVSLSATGFYAMPGIGYHPETNPNARTYSYYTNGVGVSVVEIDCLTGDHQVLSTDIVMDIGSSLNPAIDIGQIEGAFMQGYGLFTLEELMYSPQGMLYSRGPGMYKLPGFADIPGEFNVSLLTGAPNPRAVYSSKAVGEPPLFIGSSAFFAIKEAIAAAREDQGLSRDFPLEAPSTSARIRIACQDKFTNLLDLPEAGTFTPWNIVP; this comes from the exons ATGGTGTCCCGCCTGGACCGGCGAGCCAGTAAAATCCGTCACCTGGCGGTCAACGCCTGTCTGACTCCGCTTTGTGCCATGCACGGGTGTGCGGTGACCACGGTGGAGGGCATTGGGAGCACCAAGACCCGATTGCATCCGGTGCAGGAGCGTCTGGCCAAGGCACACGGATCCCAGTGCGGCTTCTGTACTCCGGGCATCGTGATGTCCATGTACGCTCTCCTCCGGAACGCAGAACAACCCTCTATGCGGGATTTGGAGGTTGCCTTCCAGGGAAACCTCTGCCGCTGCACTGGCTATCGACCCATTCTCGAGGGCTACAAGACCTTCACCAAGGAGTTTGCCTGCGGCATGGGTGAGAAGTGTTGCAAGGTGAATGGCAAAGGATGTGGCCCCGATCCGGATACCGATGACAAGCTCTTTGAGCGCAGCGAGTTCCAGCCTCTGGATCCCAGCCAGGAACCCATCTTCCCACCGGAACTTCAATTGAGTGACGCCTTCGACTCGCAGAGCTTGGTCTTCAGTTCGGAGTGGGTGACCTGGTATCGTCCCACCGATCTGCAGGAGCTGCTCCAACTAAAGGCCCAGCATCCGGCTGCCAAGCTGGTCGTGGGCAACACGGAAGTGGGCGTTGAGATCAAGTTCAAGCACTTCCTGTACCCGCACCTCATCAATCCCACTCAGGTGAAGGATCTGCTGGAGATCAGGGAGTCCCAGGATGGCATCTATTTTGGTGCCGCTGTTAGTTTGATGGAGATTGATGCTCTGCTCCGGCAGAGAATCGAAGAGTTGCCGGAATCGGAGTCCAGATTGTTCCAATGCACCGTTGACATGCTCCACTACTTTGCCGGAAAGCAGATCCGTAATGTCGCCTGCCTGGGTGGTAACATCATGACCGGCAGTCCCATTTCCGATATGAATCCCGTGCTCTCGGCAGCTGGAGCCCAACTGGACGTGGCCAGTTTTGTGAATGGCAAGATTCAAAGGAGGACAGTCCACATGGGAACTGGGTTTTTCACCGGCTACCGAAGAAATGTCATTGAAGCCCATGAGGTTCTGCTGGGCATCCACTTCAGGAGGACCACTCCGGATCAGTATATCGTTGCCTTCAAGCAGGCCAGGAGAAGAGATGATGACATTGCCATTGTAAATGCCGCCGTAAATGTTCGCTTCCAGGAGAAATCCAATATAGTTGAGGAGATTTCTATGGCCTTTGGTGGAATGGCTCCCACCACAGTCCTGGCTCCCAAAACATCCCAACTGATGGCTGGTCAGGAGTGGAATCACCAACTGGTGGAGAGAGTGGCGGAGAGCTTGTGCACGGAGTTGCCCTTGGCTGCCTCTGCTCCTGGTGGCATGATCGCCTATCGTCGGGCTTTGGTGGTGAGCCTGTTCTTCAAGGCCTACCTGGCCATCACTCTGAAGTTGAGCAAGTCGGGGATAATATCCTCCGATGCCCTGCCACCCGAAGAGCGAAGTGGTGCAGAGACATTCCATACCCCAGTTCTGAAAAGTGCCCAGCTCTTTGAGCGTGTCTGCAGTGAGCAACCCACCTGCGATCCCATAGGAAGACCACAAGTCCATGCAGCTGCCCTGAAACAGGCCACCGGAGAGGCGATCTACACAGATGATATTCCCCGCATGGATGGGGAAGTCTACTTGGCCTTTGTCCTGAGCACAAAGCCACGTGCCAAAATCACCAAACTGGATGCCAGTGAAGCGTTGGCCTTAGACGGAGTCCATCAGTTCTTTTCCTACAAGGATCTAACCGAGCATGAGAACGAAGTGGGTCCCGTTTTCCATGATGAGCACGTCTTTGCCGCCGGCGAAGTTCATTGCTATGGTCAGATTGTTGGCGCCATAGCTGCGGACAACAAGGCATTGGCCCAAAGAGCCTCGCGGCTGGTGAAAGTGGAGTACCAGGAGCTGAGCCCGGTTATTGTGACCATCGAACAGGCCATCGAGCACAAGTCCTACTTCCCGGACTACCCGCGATTCGTGACCAAGGGCAATGTGGAGGAGGCCCTGGCCCAGGCGGATCACACTTACGAGGGCACCTGCAGGATGGGTGGACAGGAGCACTTCTATCTGGAGACTCATGCGGCATTGGCAGTTCCTCGCGACAGCGATGAGTTGGAGCTCTTCTGCTCTACACAGCATCCTTCGGAGGTGCAGAAACTGGTGGCCCATGTCACCACACTTCCTGCCCACCGCGTCGTTTGTCGAGCCAAGCGTTTGGGCGGAGGTTTCGGTGGCAAGGAGTCGCGGGGCATTTGCGTAGCCCTTCCGGTGGCCTTGGCCGCCTACCGGATGGGTCGTCCTGTGCGCTGCATGTTGGATCGGGATGAGGACATGCTCATCACCGGCACCCGCCACCCTTTCCTCTTTAAATACAAGGTGGGCTTCACCAAGGAGGGTCTAATCACTGCCTGCGACATAGAGTGCTACAACAACGCTGGATGGTCCATGGATCTGTCCTTTTCG GTTCTGGAGCGCGCGATGTACCACTTTGAGAACTGCTACCGTATTCCCAACGTGCGAGTGGGTGGATGGGTGTGCAAGACGAACCTGCCTTCGAATACGGCCTTCCGAGGCTTTGGAGGTCCTCAGGGCATGTACGCCGGAGAGCACATCATCCGGGATGTGGCCCGAATAGTGGGTCGTGATGTGGTGGATGTGATGCGCTTGAATTTCTACAAAACAGGCGACTACACACACTACCATCAGCAGCTGGAGCACTTTCCCATCGAGCGATGTTTGGAGGATTGCCTCAAGCAGTCGAGGTACGAGGAAAAGCGCTTGGAGATCGCTCGATTTAATCGGGAGAATCGCTGGAGGAAGCGTGGAATGGCCGTGGTGCCCACGAAATATGGCATTGCCTTCGGTGTCATGCATTTGAATCAGGCTGGTTCCCTGATTAACATTTATGGAGATGGATCAGTCCTATTGTCCCATGGAGGCGTTGAGATTGGACAAGGTCTAAATACCAAGATGATTCAGTGCGCCGCCAGGGCTTTGGGTATTCCTCCGGAACTGATTCACATCTCGGAGACGGCCACGGATAAAGTACCAAATACCTCTCCCACGGCGGCGAGTGTGGGATCCGATCTTAATGGGATGGCCGTGCTGGATGCCTGTGAGAAGCTCAACAAGCGACTGGCGCCCATCAAGGAGGCCCTGCCCGGTGGCACCTGGAAGGAGTGGATAAACAAGGCGTACTTCGATCGGGTCAGTCTCTCGGCCACTGGCTTCTACGCCATGCCGGGAATTGGCTATCATCCCGAGACGAATCCCAATGCCCGGACCTATAGCTATTATACCAATGGCGTCGGCGTCAGTGTGGTGGAGATCGATTGCCTGACTGGCGACCATCAGGTGCTCAGCACTGACATCGTCATGGATATCGGTTCCAGTCTCAATCCGGCCATAGATATTGGTCAGATCGAGGGCGCCTTCATGCAGGGCTATGGACTTTTTACCCTAGAGGAGCTTATGTATTCTCCACAGGGCATGCTGTACTCCAGAGGACCAGGCATGTATAAGCTGCCAGGATTTGCGGACATCCCCGGAGAGTTTAATGTCAGTCTGCTGACCGGTGCACCTAATCCTCGAGCTGTCTACTCCTCCAAG gcGGTAGGGGAACCCCCGCTCTTCATAGGATCATCAGCGTTCTTTGCCATCAAGGAGGCCATTGCAGCTGCTCGTGAGGATCAGGGGCTGAGTAGAGACTTCCCCCTGGAGGCGCCTTCCACCTCGGCTCGCATTCGCATCGCCTGTCAGGATAAATTCACCAATTTG CTTGATTTACCCGAGGCAGGAACTTTCACTCCATGGAACATTGTGCCTTAG
- the LOC119556335 gene encoding xanthine dehydrogenase isoform X1 produces the protein MSGNQTNSILVFFVNGKKVTEVSPDPECTLLTYLREKLRLCGTKLGCAEGGCGACTVMVSRLDRRASKIRHLAVNACLTPLCAMHGCAVTTVEGIGSTKTRLHPVQERLAKAHGSQCGFCTPGIVMSMYALLRNAEQPSMRDLEVAFQGNLCRCTGYRPILEGYKTFTKEFACGMGEKCCKVNGKGCGPDPDTDDKLFERSEFQPLDPSQEPIFPPELQLSDAFDSQSLVFSSEWVTWYRPTDLQELLQLKAQHPAAKLVVGNTEVGVEIKFKHFLYPHLINPTQVKDLLEIRESQDGIYFGAAVSLMEIDALLRQRIEELPESESRLFQCTVDMLHYFAGKQIRNVACLGGNIMTGSPISDMNPVLSAAGAQLDVASFVNGKIQRRTVHMGTGFFTGYRRNVIEAHEVLLGIHFRRTTPDQYIVAFKQARRRDDDIAIVNAAVNVRFQEKSNIVEEISMAFGGMAPTTVLAPKTSQLMAGQEWNHQLVERVAESLCTELPLAASAPGGMIAYRRALVVSLFFKAYLAITLKLSKSGIISSDALPPEERSGAETFHTPVLKSAQLFERVCSEQPTCDPIGRPQVHAAALKQATGEAIYTDDIPRMDGEVYLAFVLSTKPRAKITKLDASEALALDGVHQFFSYKDLTEHENEVGPVFHDEHVFAAGEVHCYGQIVGAIAADNKALAQRASRLVKVEYQELSPVIVTIEQAIEHKSYFPDYPRFVTKGNVEEALAQADHTYEGTCRMGGQEHFYLETHAALAVPRDSDELELFCSTQHPSEVQKLVAHVTTLPAHRVVCRAKRLGGGFGGKESRGICVALPVALAAYRMGRPVRCMLDRDEDMLITGTRHPFLFKYKVGFTKEGLITACDIECYNNAGWSMDLSFSVLERAMYHFENCYRIPNVRVGGWVCKTNLPSNTAFRGFGGPQGMYAGEHIIRDVARIVGRDVVDVMRLNFYKTGDYTHYHQQLEHFPIERCLEDCLKQSRYEEKRLEIARFNRENRWRKRGMAVVPTKYGIAFGVMHLNQAGSLINIYGDGSVLLSHGGVEIGQGLNTKMIQCAARALGIPPELIHISETATDKVPNTSPTAASVGSDLNGMAVLDACEKLNKRLAPIKEALPGGTWKEWINKAYFDRVSLSATGFYAMPGIGYHPETNPNARTYSYYTNGVGVSVVEIDCLTGDHQVLSTDIVMDIGSSLNPAIDIGQIEGAFMQGYGLFTLEELMYSPQGMLYSRGPGMYKLPGFADIPGEFNVSLLTGAPNPRAVYSSKAVGEPPLFIGSSAFFAIKEAIAAAREDQGLSRDFPLEAPSTSARIRIACQDKFTNLLDLPEAGTFTPWNIVP, from the exons ATGTCAGGCAATCAAACGAACTCgattttggtgttttttgtgAATGGAAAAAAG GTAACCGAAGTGAGTCCGGATCCGGAATGCACGCTGCTCACATATTTGCGGGAAAAGCTGCGGCTGTGTGGCACCAAATTGGGATGTGCGGAGGGCGGATGTGGCGCCTGCACCGTGATGGTGTCCCGCCTGGACCGGCGAGCCAGTAAAATCCGTCACCTGGCGGTCAACGCCTGTCTGACTCCGCTTTGTGCCATGCACGGGTGTGCGGTGACCACGGTGGAGGGCATTGGGAGCACCAAGACCCGATTGCATCCGGTGCAGGAGCGTCTGGCCAAGGCACACGGATCCCAGTGCGGCTTCTGTACTCCGGGCATCGTGATGTCCATGTACGCTCTCCTCCGGAACGCAGAACAACCCTCTATGCGGGATTTGGAGGTTGCCTTCCAGGGAAACCTCTGCCGCTGCACTGGCTATCGACCCATTCTCGAGGGCTACAAGACCTTCACCAAGGAGTTTGCCTGCGGCATGGGTGAGAAGTGTTGCAAGGTGAATGGCAAAGGATGTGGCCCCGATCCGGATACCGATGACAAGCTCTTTGAGCGCAGCGAGTTCCAGCCTCTGGATCCCAGCCAGGAACCCATCTTCCCACCGGAACTTCAATTGAGTGACGCCTTCGACTCGCAGAGCTTGGTCTTCAGTTCGGAGTGGGTGACCTGGTATCGTCCCACCGATCTGCAGGAGCTGCTCCAACTAAAGGCCCAGCATCCGGCTGCCAAGCTGGTCGTGGGCAACACGGAAGTGGGCGTTGAGATCAAGTTCAAGCACTTCCTGTACCCGCACCTCATCAATCCCACTCAGGTGAAGGATCTGCTGGAGATCAGGGAGTCCCAGGATGGCATCTATTTTGGTGCCGCTGTTAGTTTGATGGAGATTGATGCTCTGCTCCGGCAGAGAATCGAAGAGTTGCCGGAATCGGAGTCCAGATTGTTCCAATGCACCGTTGACATGCTCCACTACTTTGCCGGAAAGCAGATCCGTAATGTCGCCTGCCTGGGTGGTAACATCATGACCGGCAGTCCCATTTCCGATATGAATCCCGTGCTCTCGGCAGCTGGAGCCCAACTGGACGTGGCCAGTTTTGTGAATGGCAAGATTCAAAGGAGGACAGTCCACATGGGAACTGGGTTTTTCACCGGCTACCGAAGAAATGTCATTGAAGCCCATGAGGTTCTGCTGGGCATCCACTTCAGGAGGACCACTCCGGATCAGTATATCGTTGCCTTCAAGCAGGCCAGGAGAAGAGATGATGACATTGCCATTGTAAATGCCGCCGTAAATGTTCGCTTCCAGGAGAAATCCAATATAGTTGAGGAGATTTCTATGGCCTTTGGTGGAATGGCTCCCACCACAGTCCTGGCTCCCAAAACATCCCAACTGATGGCTGGTCAGGAGTGGAATCACCAACTGGTGGAGAGAGTGGCGGAGAGCTTGTGCACGGAGTTGCCCTTGGCTGCCTCTGCTCCTGGTGGCATGATCGCCTATCGTCGGGCTTTGGTGGTGAGCCTGTTCTTCAAGGCCTACCTGGCCATCACTCTGAAGTTGAGCAAGTCGGGGATAATATCCTCCGATGCCCTGCCACCCGAAGAGCGAAGTGGTGCAGAGACATTCCATACCCCAGTTCTGAAAAGTGCCCAGCTCTTTGAGCGTGTCTGCAGTGAGCAACCCACCTGCGATCCCATAGGAAGACCACAAGTCCATGCAGCTGCCCTGAAACAGGCCACCGGAGAGGCGATCTACACAGATGATATTCCCCGCATGGATGGGGAAGTCTACTTGGCCTTTGTCCTGAGCACAAAGCCACGTGCCAAAATCACCAAACTGGATGCCAGTGAAGCGTTGGCCTTAGACGGAGTCCATCAGTTCTTTTCCTACAAGGATCTAACCGAGCATGAGAACGAAGTGGGTCCCGTTTTCCATGATGAGCACGTCTTTGCCGCCGGCGAAGTTCATTGCTATGGTCAGATTGTTGGCGCCATAGCTGCGGACAACAAGGCATTGGCCCAAAGAGCCTCGCGGCTGGTGAAAGTGGAGTACCAGGAGCTGAGCCCGGTTATTGTGACCATCGAACAGGCCATCGAGCACAAGTCCTACTTCCCGGACTACCCGCGATTCGTGACCAAGGGCAATGTGGAGGAGGCCCTGGCCCAGGCGGATCACACTTACGAGGGCACCTGCAGGATGGGTGGACAGGAGCACTTCTATCTGGAGACTCATGCGGCATTGGCAGTTCCTCGCGACAGCGATGAGTTGGAGCTCTTCTGCTCTACACAGCATCCTTCGGAGGTGCAGAAACTGGTGGCCCATGTCACCACACTTCCTGCCCACCGCGTCGTTTGTCGAGCCAAGCGTTTGGGCGGAGGTTTCGGTGGCAAGGAGTCGCGGGGCATTTGCGTAGCCCTTCCGGTGGCCTTGGCCGCCTACCGGATGGGTCGTCCTGTGCGCTGCATGTTGGATCGGGATGAGGACATGCTCATCACCGGCACCCGCCACCCTTTCCTCTTTAAATACAAGGTGGGCTTCACCAAGGAGGGTCTAATCACTGCCTGCGACATAGAGTGCTACAACAACGCTGGATGGTCCATGGATCTGTCCTTTTCG GTTCTGGAGCGCGCGATGTACCACTTTGAGAACTGCTACCGTATTCCCAACGTGCGAGTGGGTGGATGGGTGTGCAAGACGAACCTGCCTTCGAATACGGCCTTCCGAGGCTTTGGAGGTCCTCAGGGCATGTACGCCGGAGAGCACATCATCCGGGATGTGGCCCGAATAGTGGGTCGTGATGTGGTGGATGTGATGCGCTTGAATTTCTACAAAACAGGCGACTACACACACTACCATCAGCAGCTGGAGCACTTTCCCATCGAGCGATGTTTGGAGGATTGCCTCAAGCAGTCGAGGTACGAGGAAAAGCGCTTGGAGATCGCTCGATTTAATCGGGAGAATCGCTGGAGGAAGCGTGGAATGGCCGTGGTGCCCACGAAATATGGCATTGCCTTCGGTGTCATGCATTTGAATCAGGCTGGTTCCCTGATTAACATTTATGGAGATGGATCAGTCCTATTGTCCCATGGAGGCGTTGAGATTGGACAAGGTCTAAATACCAAGATGATTCAGTGCGCCGCCAGGGCTTTGGGTATTCCTCCGGAACTGATTCACATCTCGGAGACGGCCACGGATAAAGTACCAAATACCTCTCCCACGGCGGCGAGTGTGGGATCCGATCTTAATGGGATGGCCGTGCTGGATGCCTGTGAGAAGCTCAACAAGCGACTGGCGCCCATCAAGGAGGCCCTGCCCGGTGGCACCTGGAAGGAGTGGATAAACAAGGCGTACTTCGATCGGGTCAGTCTCTCGGCCACTGGCTTCTACGCCATGCCGGGAATTGGCTATCATCCCGAGACGAATCCCAATGCCCGGACCTATAGCTATTATACCAATGGCGTCGGCGTCAGTGTGGTGGAGATCGATTGCCTGACTGGCGACCATCAGGTGCTCAGCACTGACATCGTCATGGATATCGGTTCCAGTCTCAATCCGGCCATAGATATTGGTCAGATCGAGGGCGCCTTCATGCAGGGCTATGGACTTTTTACCCTAGAGGAGCTTATGTATTCTCCACAGGGCATGCTGTACTCCAGAGGACCAGGCATGTATAAGCTGCCAGGATTTGCGGACATCCCCGGAGAGTTTAATGTCAGTCTGCTGACCGGTGCACCTAATCCTCGAGCTGTCTACTCCTCCAAG gcGGTAGGGGAACCCCCGCTCTTCATAGGATCATCAGCGTTCTTTGCCATCAAGGAGGCCATTGCAGCTGCTCGTGAGGATCAGGGGCTGAGTAGAGACTTCCCCCTGGAGGCGCCTTCCACCTCGGCTCGCATTCGCATCGCCTGTCAGGATAAATTCACCAATTTG CTTGATTTACCCGAGGCAGGAACTTTCACTCCATGGAACATTGTGCCTTAG
- the LOC119556382 gene encoding cytochrome c oxidase assembly protein COX20, mitochondrial — MAEEPEEPGKSFVIFGRDVAQIPCFRNSFLYGIGGGIGIGLLTFLGTSRTHLSTHVGFGSFFCGTIAYWMSCRYQWSARRFEQQQLREAMRRQALYEGTEVERDLDLKSA, encoded by the exons ATGGCCGAAGAACCCGAGGAACCCGGAAAG AGCTTCGTTATCTTTGGCCGAGATGTGGCGCAAATTCCGTGCTTTCGTAACAGTTTTCTCTACGGAATCGGCggcggaatcggaatcggttTGCTAACCTTTCTGGGGACCTCGCGAACCCATCTGTCCACCCACGTGGGATTCGGATCCTTTTTCTGCGGCACCATCGCCTACTGGATGTCCTGCAG ATATCAGTGGTCCGCGAGGAGATtcgagcagcagcaacttcGGGAGGCGATGCGACGACAAGCCCTATATGAGGGCACCGAAGTCGAGCGGGATTTAGATCTTAAGTCGGCGTAG
- the LOC119563423 gene encoding traB domain-containing protein encodes MDVSASTSFESSPDKRSSTYVGDNTLYDSALDHQLSTTAYKSCNESLISELSQTPLTSANKTGGAEFGNESAVFKAFGSPAPAAFNSPTPALNASMLLIQSESTDTNTSQEEVDPKSQLANKTIFKTDNPNLSIIEINDNSIKEEDLEKVVLVEGDSVMNLLKKSPSKDTAANADKRRRKESLLQTSKQKLDISIAEASAAADGDGDKRDLVPVIDQPPQTKREITIYDTIEEFEQNLPSTVTLLNTPFGSKVYLVGTAHFSEESQDDVSYVIRNVRPDVVMVELCPSRIHILKLDEKTLLEEAKSINIPKIRGILHTHGYINGIFFILLLQMSAQIAKDLGMAPGGEFRRAFEEIHKLPGCILHLGDRPIRITLYRALRALSLWQTMKLVWRLTFTDSISIEEVEECKQSDLLEKLMQEMAGEFPAFSDVFVRERDLFLCHSLQLAALPQAAPGAQQIRPVRVVGVVGIGHANGIAKMWGTVDPKKIPAILEIPPASIGQRVCKYTLKYGLIGLGCYGAFRFFRPRLTRFF; translated from the exons ATGGACGTATCCGCCTCCACGTCGTTCGAATCCTCGCCGGATAAGCGGAGCAGCACCTACGTGGGCGACAATACTTTATATGACAGTGCCCTGGACCACCAGCTGTCCACCACGGCCTACAAGTCCTGTAATG AGAGCCTTATCAGCGAACTGAGCCAAACTCCCTTGACCTCGGCCAACAAAACAGGCGGTGCGGAATTTGGCAATGAATCGGCCGTCTTCAAGGCCTTTGGATCCCCGGCGCCGGCAGCTTTCAACAGTCCTACGCCAGCTCTCAATGCCAGCATGCTGCTGATTCAATCCGAGAGCACTGACACAAATACCTCGCAGGAGGAGGTGGACCCCAAGTCGCAGCTGGCCAACAAGACAATATTCAAGACGGATAATCCCAACCTGTCAATTATAGAGATTAACGATAACTCGATTAAGGAGGAGGACCTCGAGAAGGTGGTGCTGGTGGAGGGGGACAGCGTGATGAACCTCCTGAAGAAGTCGCCCAGCAAAGACACTGCTGCGAATGCAGATAAGAGACGCCGCAAGGAATCGCTGCTGCAGACGAGCAAGCAAAAGCTGGACATCTCCATTGCCGAGGCCTCGGCTGCTGctgatggcgatggcgataaGCGGGATCTGGTGCCGGTCATCGATCAGCCGCCGCAAACCAAGCGCGAAATCACAATCTACGATACCATTGAAGAGTTCGAACAGAATCTGCCCTCGACTGTGACGTTGCTGAACACGCCCTTTGGCAGCAAGGTCTATCTCGTGGGCACGGCCCACTTTAGTGAGGAGTCGCAGGATGACGTCTCATAT GTCATACGCAATGTCCGTCCAGATGTGGTCATGGTTGAGCTGTGTCCCTCGCGTATACACATCCTGAAGCTCGATGAAAAGACGCTGCTGGAAGAGGCCAAGAGCATCAATATTCCCAAG ATACGCGGAATCCTGCACACTCATGGCTACATCAACGGCATATTTTTCATCCTGCTGCTGCAGATGAGCGCTCAGATCGCCAAAGACCTGGGAATGGCTCCGGGCGGAGAGTTCCGGCGTGCCTTCGAGGAGATCCACAAGCTGCCCGGCTGCATTCTGCACCTGGGCGATCGGCCCATCCGCATCACACTATACCGCGCACTGCGTGCCCTGTCCCTGTGGCAGACCATGAAGCTGGTCTGGCGCCTGACCTTCACGGACAGCATCAGCATCGAGGAGGTGGAGGAGTGCAAGCAAAGCGATCTGCTGGAGAAGCTGATGCAGGAGATGGCCGGCGAGTTTCCGGCGTTCTCTGATGTTTTCGTGCGCGAGCGCGACCTCTTCCTGTGCCACTCGCTGCAGCTGGCTGCACTGCCCCAGGCGGCGCCCGGTGCCCAGCAGATCCGTCCAGTACGCGTGGTCGGAGTTGTGGGCATCGGCCATGCCAATGGCATTGCCAAGATGTGGGGCACCGTGGACCCCAAGAAGATTCCGGCCATTCTCGAAATTCCACCGGCCAGCATAGGCCAGCGCGTCTGCAAGTATACGCTAAAGTACGGCCTGATTGGCCTGGGATGCTACGGTGCCTTCCGCTTTTTCCGGCCCCGCCTGACCCGATTCTTTTAG